Below is a window of Meiothermus cerbereus DSM 11376 DNA.
ACCTTCTCCTCGTGGCCAACATAGGTGTGGACGGCATACCATTCAATACTCATAGCTCGCACCAATGCATTCAGGGTAGGCGCACTGTGATGAAGCGGAAGATGGTGTCAATAAGGCCCAGTACGATCATCGCCACAACGGCAAACACCAGGATAACCTGGGTGGATTCGATGACCTCTTGACGGGTAGGCCAGGTGACACGGGACAGTTCGGCCCGGGCTTCGCGGAAGTAGTTAATAATCCGCGCACCAAGCGGGCGCCGGGGGGCAGCATTCTGCTCTTGGGCCATATGTCCGCCTTAAACCTTTACTTCCTTGTGGGGCAGGTGCTTATTGCACCAGGGGCAGAACTTCTTGAGCTCGAGCTTGGCGGTGGTATTGCGGCGGTTTTTCTCCGTCGCGTAATTGCGCCGCTTACACTCGGTGCACTCCAGGAGTAACTTGATTCGTACGTCGCTCGCCATGTTGATCCTCTTTCAGCCTCCGGCCCAGTCAGACTTTCAAGCGCCTGACCGGGCCAGCAAGCCATTAGTGTAGCACTTTACTCGATAATCTTAGCCACCACACCAGCGCC
It encodes the following:
- the secE gene encoding preprotein translocase subunit SecE, translating into MAQEQNAAPRRPLGARIINYFREARAELSRVTWPTRQEVIESTQVILVFAVVAMIVLGLIDTIFRFITVRLP
- the rpmG gene encoding 50S ribosomal protein L33, producing the protein MASDVRIKLLLECTECKRRNYATEKNRRNTTAKLELKKFCPWCNKHLPHKEVKV